Genomic window (Spirosoma sp. KCTC 42546):
TCCGTCGAGGGTAAACAGAACGTTGCTCTCGGGTGCCGAGGTACCCACGGCCAGTTTAACGTCCTGCGCCTTCAAGGCACTCAGAAAGTCGAGCAGACCCGGTGCTGGCTGGAGGTGCGGACGATATAACTCGCGATAAATCGCTTCTTTCTCTTCTGTCAGAACGATCAACTCCCCGGCTGAAATGGGGCGTTGAAATACATAGGCCATCGCATCGGCGGATACGCGCCCGTTGATGTTTTCAACGTATTGGTCTTTCGTAAGTGGGCGATTGTGGCGTTGGGCAAATTGTAACCACGCATTGATATGGAAATCGGTGTTGTCGATCAACACACCGTCCATATCGAAAAGGACAGCCCATGAACGGGCCGAAGGCGAATCGGGCATAAAAACAAAAGGGTTAAACCTCGTTCTCTGGTGTTGGTAAAATATCTCCGGCAAGTACAGCCGCTTCGTGAAGGAGTTCAGTGGCTACCAATTCATCTGTTATGTCTTCAATGCGCTCATCAAATGCATCCAGTCCACTATCATTGGTCGACTTGGAGGCATTCATGCCTAACAGGAATTTTCCTACATACAGCAGATTAAGCGAAAAACGTAATTCGGGTAGAGCGCGACTGTGGCGGGTCCGGGGTTCGGTTTGCATAAGGTTGGAACAACCAGCGGGTGCGGTTGGGTTCGTATAGCGCGGGTTTCCACAACAACGGCCGACCGTCCACGCTACTTATAACGGTTTAATCTTCAGATTGCGGAAGTAGATGGGAGCACCGGCATGCTTACCCTGTAAGCCGATATAGCCATGGAGGGGCAGATCAGCGGGTGGTTTGCTGAGCCATTCAGGCACAGGCGACCCATCGGGATTAGTTTTGGCAGACGTGAATTTCGACAGGTCTATCGTATTCACTAACTGGTTATTGAGAACGATGTAAATCATTTTTCCCAGGCAGGTGATGGTATACCGGTTCCATTCGTCGGGCTTTTTAACTATTTGCTGTTTGATAGCGGCCTGATGGCCAAAAAAAGCACCGCACTGCCAGTTTGTTGGCGATTCGGCCCACTGTTTGGCATAATCGTCGGCAATCTGGATCTCCACGGAGTTTGGAATCCAGTTAGTGGTATCGCTGGCATGAACCACCACGCCACTATTGGTGCCGTCGGCGGTTTTGAATAGTAAATCCAATATGAAATCGTCATAAGGCACAGCTGTCCAGATGGCTTTATCGGCAGTAGCGGTCAGAATACCGCCATCATCAATGCTCCAAACGCCTTTTGGAAAACCAGCATCCGAGAGATCACTGGCGAAGAGCGGTCTCCAGCCGGGCCCGCTGGAGTTAGGATGGCCTTTGGGAGGTATACTGACTGTTGGCGCTTGGGCTAATAACTGACCGGCTAAGGCCATTAAAAAGACAGAAAGCAAAAGGTTTTTTTTCATGAAAGGGGTTCTTGAACGGCTAGTTGCTTTACAAATAACAGATTTTAACGACAGAGACACAAAAGACACGGAGGTTTTAGTTTTCTCCATGCCCTTTGTGTCTCTGTCGTTACTCGATCTATAGGTTCAACCAGTAACTAAACCGCGCTGGTTGCTGCGACCAGTTGATTGTCCTGCGCTTCGCTTTGCCGAACGTCGTTTTGACGGAAGCTTTTCATGATCCAGCCGCCACCAATGACGTCGTCGCCTTCATAGAAAACGGCAGCCTGACCCGGAGCAATAGCCGACACGCCTTCGCTGAACAGCACTTCGATTTTGTCGCCAGATTGCGAAATCGTAGCGGGCGTGCCGGGGTCTTTGTAGCGCACTTTGGTTACCGTTTCGAGTGGCCCATTGATG
Coding sequences:
- a CDS encoding HAD family phosphatase; the encoded protein is MPDSPSARSWAVLFDMDGVLIDNTDFHINAWLQFAQRHNRPLTKDQYVENINGRVSADAMAYVFQRPISAGELIVLTEEKEAIYRELYRPHLQPAPGLLDFLSALKAQDVKLAVGTSAPESNVLFTLDGLPLRPYFDAIVDASMVKKGKPDPEIYLTAAKHVGIEPARCVVFEDAFAGIEAGLRAGMTVVAVATTHTRDELAGTGAALIVDDFRQLTVEAVQKLIS
- a CDS encoding DUF1080 domain-containing protein, giving the protein MKKNLLLSVFLMALAGQLLAQAPTVSIPPKGHPNSSGPGWRPLFASDLSDAGFPKGVWSIDDGGILTATADKAIWTAVPYDDFILDLLFKTADGTNSGVVVHASDTTNWIPNSVEIQIADDYAKQWAESPTNWQCGAFFGHQAAIKQQIVKKPDEWNRYTITCLGKMIYIVLNNQLVNTIDLSKFTSAKTNPDGSPVPEWLSKPPADLPLHGYIGLQGKHAGAPIYFRNLKIKPL